A window of Daucus carota subsp. sativus chromosome 2, DH1 v3.0, whole genome shotgun sequence genomic DNA:
taaaaaatatttattattaaattaaataaaatgtagcTCATTGtgtattaacaattttttttaattttttggttcTAAATACATAATTCTACattctaatatattaaaaataaataaataatgatgCCGTCCATTATCTAGTGATCGACAATTTTGATTGTAGCTATTACAATTAATTCATTAAAGATTTGAAATTCATAAGTACAAGTAATATATGATCTTTAAAAATAactagaagaaaaaaaagaaaggcAGAACCATTATTATGTGAAATGAGAAGATACATAAATTCACATCCATTCTTCTACCCATTACCtccaatataaaaaaattaaaatataagggaagaaaattgtaaattaaaagttgcaaaaacatcaaaacaaaagTAGAACCACACAAATGTTGGTACATTACACATGTCTAACATCACAAGACTTGTAATATCTCTTTCTTGCAATAATCGCCGTTATCTAGTAGTGCACCACCTCTCTGTGTTGTGATTCGCTGGCACTGAGTGACATAACCCGCTATTATGAGTTTCAACTGACCGAGTTAACCACTGAGTTTCCAGGCCGAGGTAGTAATGAGCGGTCTACTGTGCCAACCCAACATCAAACATCCTTCATGCTCCTCCACCCTGTACCCATCCCCACCTGCAAACAAAGCCAATAACATACTAGCTTGCTTAAACGCATTAGATCCCAAGTGAACCGGTTCAAACCGAGCCAAGTTAAACCGGTCTCTCCACTGAGTTAATGGTTCATGTCTCTCAATCCGATCAACTCCTTCACAAGCCACCAAATTGCAAATCTGTCTGCCCAAAAACACCTCGGACATCACCTTATCTTGCGTACTCACGGCTGCACCACCATCAACCCCGCCACCACAGCTCTCCAACGAATCAAAAAGAGTTGAATAATAATGCAACGACTCGGTAAACCGATCCAAGAAAAGCGGTCCGTTATGACTCGCTTCTTGTTCCCCAACCGTTACAATTTCTGGTTTCATCTGCGCCACAGCAGCCATCACCTTCTCAATCGCACCAGGCCTAGCCAAAAGCTGATGCAACTCAAACATCGAATTCACTGCCACTGTCTCACCTTCCCTTAAATCAAGCATAGAAGCATCAAGATCCGCCAAGCTATTAGCCACAAACCCCCTGTACTCAAACTTAACCTGAATAGTTTCGGCGAATTGAGCCAATTTCCACCCCACTTCTTGCAAATGATCCGTATTATCCTGCGAAGGAGGCCCAATTCCAGTCAACCTAAAAGTCGGCGGTCCACCAGGCCGCAAAGCCAAAGCTTGCATCAAAGCAGGCCATTGCATACCCTGTTTCATACTAAAATCAATAACATGAACCATCTTCTTATCCGCAAACGCCTCAAGTATAGCCTGATTAGCCGTAAAATGAGCAAACTTCAAATACGGACAAGTCTCGTAAAAATGCATCTCAAGCATCTCACTAAACCCCGAATCCTTCTGAGTTTGCGGATACAATCTGTATATCCGCCTAGCCAAGGCCTCAGCAAAATAAGTAGCCACTTTCCTCATCGCCCCTATCTGCGAAACAGCCAACACTCCAATCTGTTTCACAAGAACCTCCGCTAACTTAAAATTACTCTCCTGCACAGCTTCGGCACACGCCATCAAACTATGCACTAATCTCACACCATTCTCTTGCGAATCAACCAAAACCTGAACAGCCTGATTCTGAGTTTCGCTCGGGCTCTGACTCACCGGAGCCTCCCAACTCGGCTCCGTCTTCaatcttttatttgaatttGACAAAACAGCGTCCCC
This region includes:
- the LOC108209571 gene encoding DELLA protein GAI1, yielding MKRDHSAGASSSMTGDIYSPGKSKMKWNDAEQDAGVDELLAVLGYKVKSSDMADIAEKLQHLETAMGQAQQQEISQLGSDTVHYNPSDLNSWLNSMIGEFNPNQPDDMFAQSSSSKIIFDDSDYDLKAIPGDAVLSNSNKRLKTEPSWEAPVSQSPSETQNQAVQVLVDSQENGVRLVHSLMACAEAVQESNFKLAEVLVKQIGVLAVSQIGAMRKVATYFAEALARRIYRLYPQTQKDSGFSEMLEMHFYETCPYLKFAHFTANQAILEAFADKKMVHVIDFSMKQGMQWPALMQALALRPGGPPTFRLTGIGPPSQDNTDHLQEVGWKLAQFAETIQVKFEYRGFVANSLADLDASMLDLREGETVAVNSMFELHQLLARPGAIEKVMAAVAQMKPEIVTVGEQEASHNGPLFLDRFTESLHYYSTLFDSLESCGGGVDGGAAVSTQDKVMSEVFLGRQICNLVACEGVDRIERHEPLTQWRDRFNLARFEPVHLGSNAFKQASMLLALFAGGDGYRVEEHEGCLMLGWHSRPLITTSAWKLSG